One window of Deltaproteobacteria bacterium genomic DNA carries:
- the coaD gene encoding pantetheine-phosphate adenylyltransferase, producing MKIALCPGSFDPPTDGHINIIDRGLKIFDRIIVAVAINRSKKTLFEPEERVTMLQELLKDKKNIEIDSFEGLLIDYCRKKKISTILRGIRTVSDYEYELQMSLANRILNPDIETIFMMTEGRYSHISSSIIKEVISFGGSGNGMIHPLVEKKLRAKLRKSA from the coding sequence ATGAAAATCGCCCTTTGCCCCGGCTCTTTCGATCCCCCCACCGACGGCCATATCAATATCATCGACCGCGGCCTTAAGATATTCGACCGCATCATCGTGGCGGTGGCCATTAATCGGTCAAAAAAAACCCTCTTCGAGCCGGAAGAGCGGGTGACCATGCTCCAGGAATTGCTGAAGGACAAAAAAAATATCGAGATCGATTCTTTCGAGGGGTTGCTGATCGACTACTGCCGGAAGAAAAAAATCAGCACCATCCTGCGTGGCATCAGGACGGTTTCCGATTACGAATACGAACTCCAGATGTCACTCGCCAACCGGATACTGAATCCGGACATCGAAACCATCTTCATGATGACCGAAGGGCGTTATTCCCACATCAGTTCCTCGATTATCAAGGAGGTCATCTCGTTCGGCGGCTCCGGAAACGGCATGATTCATCCGTTGGTGGAGAAGAAATTGAGAGCAAAACTTCGGAAAAGTGCCTGA